TCTGCGGAGAGTCCGCTTTTAAGGAGTTTTAAACCGTTAGGTCCGTATGTGGTGTTTGCATGAGATTGGGTCGCAATCGCGCCAATACCTACCTCTGCCCACGGGACAACCGAGCCAACAGCGAAAAATTTGGATTGCACAGCGATCCCAAGGGCACCGGTTTCTGCGTCATAGCCGACAATTGAAAACGTCGCGACGGGAGGCTGAACAGCTTTCTCACTGGATATGTCCGGATCGGAAAGGTGGAACAGTAGACTAAAGGGAATCAAAAGCATTTGGTGGGTCTCCTAAAGGGTTCCCGTAGGTTGGGTAGAGCGGTGAATGACCAAGTTTCCTTCAATCTATTGAGAAAATCCTGCTATTCAATGACACATCGATGTGAATAGCCATAGCGAAACCCAACAATCCGACTGTAGTTCCTGTAGGTTGGGTAAGCGGTGGATAACCAAGTTTCCTTCAATAGTGGAACCCAACAATCCGGCTAATCTTCTTCAAATCGGATTTTCATAGCGGCTGCATGTCCTTCGAGTCCTTCAACCTCAGCGAGTTTAACGACGGATGGTGTGACTTCCTCTAAAGCCGCCTTGGTGTATGAGATGAGACTCGACTTCTTTAGGAAATCGTCAACGCAGAGTGGCGAAGCGTAGCGTGCGGCTGTTCCTGTTGGCAAGACAGCGTTTGGTCCAGCGATGTAATCCCCAACGACTTCCGGGGAATAGGGACCTATAAAGATAGCACTGGCATTATGCACGTCTCCGAGCCTATCGAATGGGTTTTCGATGTGAAGTTCAAGGTGTTCCGGTGCGATTTCATTAGCGAGGGTGAACGCCTCGGATAGGTTTGATGTGATAAACGCGGCACCGAAGTTCCCAAATGCTTCTGTGAGTTCGGCACGGCGAGGTAAGGATTCTCCCTGAACCTCGATCGCTGATTTCACCTGTTCGGCGAAACCGAGAGATGGTGTAATGAGGATCGCAGCGCATTCGGGTCCGTGCTCCGCTTGCGAGATGAGATCCGCGGCGACGTAATCCGGGTCGGCTGTGCTGTCGGCGATGATAAGGATTTCGCTGGGTCCCGCTAATTTATCTATATCAACATGTCCGTAGACCTCTTTCTTGGCGAGTTGAACATAGAGGTTACCCGGTCCGACGATTTTATCGACAGATGGGATGGTCTTCGTGCCATATGCCATCGCGGCAACGGCTTGTGCACCGCCGCATTTGTAGATTTCTTGGATTCCGCATTCTGCAGCGGTAACCAGCATATACGGGTTGATGGCACGATTTCGCATCGGAGGGATACAGGCGGCGATTTCTTCGACACCCGCAACGGTAGCAGGGATGACATTCATCAACAATGAAGAGACGAGGAGTTGGCTGATTGCTGGAACATGGACGCCGACGCGCCTGAGCGGACGAATCAGATGTCCGAGCATGACACCATTGGGTTCTGTTGACATCCATGACGTCCGTAACTGTTTCTGGTGGAATTTTTCGATGTTTGTTCGGGCGTGTGTGAGTGCGTCTATAAATTCGGACGGAACCTCTAAATACGCTTCCCCAAATTCTTCTCGCGATACCTTTAGTTCTTTGACTGAGATACGGGGTGCGTCGAGTTTGCGCGTATATCGGACAACCGCTTTATCCCCTTCCGATTGCACATCATTCAAAGTCCGTCGGACTGTCTTTAAGATACCTTCATCCGTTAACTTGCCCCGCGCCATCAACTTTGAGAGAAATACCTCAGCCTCCTTGGTACCCATCTCGACAATTTGTAACATTCTTCAATAATCCTTCCGCTTGATTCGCGACGTTTATAGAGCAAATTTTGGAATCCAACAAGCGGGACCAAAAGAGGTTAAACTTCTTCTTCGTTGTCGTTGACTCTTGTAATGTTTGCCCCGATGTTGTTAAGTTTTTCCTCGATGGATTCGTATCCACGATCGATGTGATAGACCCGGGACACGACGGTTTCACCGAGTGCCGCCATGCCAACTGCCACAAGAACAGCACCCGCGCGCAGATCGGAAGCCATCACTGGTGCCCCGCTGAGTCTGCGGACACCATTAATCACTGCCTTGCTGCCATCGAGCATGATGTCTGCGCCCATACGGTTCAATTCCGCAGCATGAATGTAGCGATCTGTGTGTACATTTTCCATAATAATGCTGGTCCCGGATGCGAGGCAGAGCAGTCCCATAATTTGTGCTTGCATATCTGTCGGAAAACCCGGGAAGGGCTCCGTTATGACATCAATCCCTTGAATCTCACGCGGCGTTGTAACGCGGACACCATTGTCATCCCAATTTAATTCGACACCTGCTTCAGTGAGTTTTTTCGAGACGGCAGGAATTTGTTCCGGAGTGATGCCTTTGACATAGACATCGCCTCTCGTAATAGCACTCGCAACCATGAAGGTGCCAGCCTCAATATCGTCGGATATAACGGTGTGTTCGGTGCCGCGCAGCTGCTTAACACCGTGAATCGTCAGCACGGAAGTACCAATGCCTTCTATATCTGCTCCCATTGCATTGAGGAAACAGGCGAGATCAGTGATATGCGGTTCACGTGCTGCGCTTCGAATAACCGTTGTGCCTTCAGCTAAAGTGGCAGCCATCATCACATTCGCAGTTGCACCAACACTGGGTCCGTGCTGTCCCATGAGATACATCTCTGTGCCAACAAGGCGTTCCGCTTGCGCATAGATGTATCCGCGTTCTACTGTGACTTCTGCACCTAAATGCTCTAAGCCTCGGATGTGCAAGTCAATGGGGCGCGGTCCAATGGCACATCCGCCGGGGAATGAGACTTTCGCTTTCCCTAATTTCGCCACGAGTGGACCGAGAACATAGATAGACGCGCGCATTTTTCGCACGAGTTCGTAAGGGGCTTCGTATTCTAAGTGGTTTATTGGCTCAATATACAGCGAGTCGTCTTTTATTTTTGTTGTCGCACCGAGTCCTTCCAACACAGCACTGAGGGTTTTTACGTCTGTTAAGTTTGGTACATTATGAAGGACACTGGCGCCATCGCCGAGGATCGCAGCGGCAACGGCGATCGGCAAAACTGCGTTTTTGCAACCGCTGACCGGGATCGTTCCTTGGAGACGGGTACCACCTTTGATGATTAATTTTTCCATTTCCTTCTCCTTACAAGTTTTTTAGTCGCCGAGTGTAGTGGGTTCTGTTAACCCTATCCTGCATAAACGATGCCAATCGGTTACTTGTTACAAACTATAAACACTATATGGCTTTATATGGTTATTTATATTCAAGACATGTAAAGGTTTCAGTAATACTATCGCGTAATTTATACCAATCTGT
This sequence is a window from Candidatus Poribacteria bacterium. Protein-coding genes within it:
- the hisD gene encoding histidinol dehydrogenase, with translation MLQIVEMGTKEAEVFLSKLMARGKLTDEGILKTVRRTLNDVQSEGDKAVVRYTRKLDAPRISVKELKVSREEFGEAYLEVPSEFIDALTHARTNIEKFHQKQLRTSWMSTEPNGVMLGHLIRPLRRVGVHVPAISQLLVSSLLMNVIPATVAGVEEIAACIPPMRNRAINPYMLVTAAECGIQEIYKCGGAQAVAAMAYGTKTIPSVDKIVGPGNLYVQLAKKEVYGHVDIDKLAGPSEILIIADSTADPDYVAADLISQAEHGPECAAILITPSLGFAEQVKSAIEVQGESLPRRAELTEAFGNFGAAFITSNLSEAFTLANEIAPEHLELHIENPFDRLGDVHNASAIFIGPYSPEVVGDYIAGPNAVLPTGTAARYASPLCVDDFLKKSSLISYTKAALEEVTPSVVKLAEVEGLEGHAAAMKIRFEED
- the murA gene encoding UDP-N-acetylglucosamine 1-carboxyvinyltransferase, which translates into the protein MEKLIIKGGTRLQGTIPVSGCKNAVLPIAVAAAILGDGASVLHNVPNLTDVKTLSAVLEGLGATTKIKDDSLYIEPINHLEYEAPYELVRKMRASIYVLGPLVAKLGKAKVSFPGGCAIGPRPIDLHIRGLEHLGAEVTVERGYIYAQAERLVGTEMYLMGQHGPSVGATANVMMAATLAEGTTVIRSAAREPHITDLACFLNAMGADIEGIGTSVLTIHGVKQLRGTEHTVISDDIEAGTFMVASAITRGDVYVKGITPEQIPAVSKKLTEAGVELNWDDNGVRVTTPREIQGIDVITEPFPGFPTDMQAQIMGLLCLASGTSIIMENVHTDRYIHAAELNRMGADIMLDGSKAVINGVRRLSGAPVMASDLRAGAVLVAVGMAALGETVVSRVYHIDRGYESIEEKLNNIGANITRVNDNEEEV